The proteins below come from a single Ptychodera flava strain L36383 chromosome 6, AS_Pfla_20210202, whole genome shotgun sequence genomic window:
- the LOC139134635 gene encoding protein polybromo-1-like isoform X1, with amino-acid sequence MSKRRRSVTSDFRDDESAASSSAAVAAAKKRKRSVTQTVDQADICQELYDTIRNYKDDDGRLLCESFVRVPKRRSLPDYYDVVTTPIDLLKVQQKLKMDEYETIDQLTHDVELMVNNTKAYFKKETQEYQDACDLWDLYVETKNEILEENEELSGGVAGDWESDEETQAKKEPEKTEKPLSSNQVPPESGHSTESSDEPSASSSATITTTTTSTASATSAHEAKAVSEVQDISSVSEAKPEAVLAKPVIATSTDVGNSASEKNTGTSLTESMDTGQGMMQKEIPQKTAAKDMVSEVVSEGSGKSQIKMDIREKFKDVELSNSGEMLEDPITVSGTSHDSSLPMEVSEDTVKEEANTESKKSANTEGALSAVEKPNSEQKKKTVGEVTRGFPRAAKSSHPEEQEGSSRKEEKHTVIKDSVNNGFASEYSEEHKADSGQESDYAMDNPDNPYEQLFTSVMTHKNNEGRYTSLLFRKLPARSAYPEYYDVINNPIDMKIIAKKIKNEQYSSLHGLEKDLLLMVKNAKTFNEPGSQVYKDACTLKKIINGKKAELERMAKDGQIPSKSSERLKARQSTGQNSLSAITAALQISSDEEEDIPYPFKTIEYEEGEESGTDSFLADVGDPLHVLFEAVVSFKNAMGQLVAEPFMRLPNSRAYPDYYEEIKHPMALSKIRTKLKSGKYNSLDELEEDLNLVFNNALHYNMPNSRLYKDAERLQKLMQAKKKELEKFEVKKEEENTVEEEVEEKVKKKKAMSPIASSTDEKKVKRQDSSDTDSQLKKRMMLLYKIIEDYQDENGRYLTDLFMEKPSKKLYPDYYKVISEPIDMITIENNIISDKYTVEQALLADFKLMFNNARHYNEEESQVYRDADTLENLLLTKHKELGPVPAEVAPAPKAKALKKITPKKSTKALTPLAQKLKELYETVSNYKDSHKRVLSTIFQRLPSKSEYPEYYQVIKKPIDMQKIYQRIQCNQYETLDDMVADFLLMFDNACKFNEPDSQIYKDALTLQRILLQKNAELMSDESSGVPDVQMLVREIMTNLYVSVVNHQDEEGRCYSDSLAEIPIEKEEGTDMKRPLDLDVVRRNLDRGRYRRLDRFQDDMFEVFETARKLSRTDSQVYEDAMELQKFLITIRDEICKNGELLLSPALSYTHKHLQNDLDKEKKEKLPKEMKEDQEKREEEKRLQELEAEKEEEQASLATDGVDVKGQTYRVGDFVFLEPLLTNFCHLELNREKNLKPHIVLIEKLWTDDNGEQWLHGNWFYRPDETFHLATRKFLTKEVFKSDYYNSAKVSRVMGKCYVMFVKDYFKTKPEGYAEEDVYVCESRYNAKAKCFKKIKIWSLPSNSTKIVPRDEPLSRVRVASVFADHINKQEEPMETDAMDVLDKEREDIEVEVTNPDDGCTYYEQLNIESGYYKLGDCVYLRSDEDKPYLARIDKMWKDSNGDPWFHGPWYVHPSETEHQPTRMFYKNEVFLSSIEDTNPMRSISGKCAVFAFKDYISSRPTEISEDDVFVCEARYNEAERQIRKLKGLKKFSLANKVIDDEIYFFRKPITPLKEPSPLLQKVSEEQEVETEDKVEEEDTTSEVVPPPPPVVETPVKPKPKRTASGYILFASEIRSQLKQQYPDHSFGELSRVIGTEWRNLEAKQKSAYEERAALQAAAKEEAARNESSMTPGSPASQSAPPAGTLVVYECGWADCDFQYEDLQDLTNHILENSGHLRMLGDNPEYPCMWRGCPRNRKVSQPFPQMARLIRHCKEVHLRVAAKHIYPNQRSRNFFSRQAIRGGLQSASPGPGGRPMTPGSSTGAMMGIVGPPTPVGMVTQHASSVNNNMQGMQSGMHPGMQGGMQPGISMQASMPGMMPGHQGVPTVSTAMQGMQGVPPHSQPQAMSHGMSPMPNMGNHMGNQGLQMHPGMSPQTAPQGMPVRMGQPMMPQTMVPPHPPMMSPRGHPPPAPSPHSAHSGPASPAFDQGGHPVSQSPMPQSTVMQAQHTQITAAPPQPPAPMFVAVPPKTQRLLHSEAYLRYIEGLRSSHKTVSEWDRNLNAKRQDIPLSHQQKAKLPVHWLANGAGPCGDATKALWTLRDLMLQDSLRLSRSYNINLQSS; translated from the exons ATGTCCAAAAGACGGAGATCTGTGACGTCAGATTTTCGTGACGATGAGTCTGCAGCCTCCTCTTCAGCTGCTGTAGCGGCGgcaaagaaaaggaaaagatcTGTTACTCAAACTGTAGATCAG GCTGACATCTGTCAAGAATTGTATGACACTATCAGAAATTACAAGGATGATGATGGGAGACTGCTGTGCGAATCCTTCGTCAGAGTTCCAAAGCGAAG ATCTTTGCCTGACTACTATGATGTGGTGACAACACCAATTGATCTACTGAAGGTTCAACAGAAGTTGAAGATGGATGAGTATGAAACCATTGATCAGCTCACTCATGATGTAGAACTCATGGTTAATAACACAAAAGCATATTTCAAG AAAGAGACTCAAGAATATCAGGACGCCTGCGATCTTTGGGATCTCTACGTAGAGACCAAGAATGAAATCCTGGAAGAGAATGAGGAACTCAGTGGAGGTGTTGCCGGTGACTGGGAATCTGATGAGGAAACCCAGGCAAAGAAGGAACCAGAGAAAACGGAGAAACCTCTCTCCTCCAACCAAGTCCCACCAGAGTCTGGTCATTCAACTGAGAGTAGTGATGAG CCCTCTGCTTCTAGTTCTGCTACCataactactactactacttccaCTGCTTCTGCTACCTCTGCTCATGAAGCAAAGGCCGTGTCAGAAGTACAAGACATCTCAAGTGTTTCAGAAGCAAAGCCTGAAGCTGTACTTGCCAAGCCAGTGATAGCAACTTCAACTGATGTCGGAAATTCTGCATCAGAAAAAAATACGGGTACTTCGCTGACTGAATCCATGGACACAGGACAGGGAATGATGCAGAAAGAAATCCCACAGAAAACTGCTGCCAAAGATATGGTCAGTGAGGTGGTTTCAGAAGGTAGTGGGAAATCTCAAATCAAGATGGATATCAGAGAGAAATTCAAAGATGTAGAACTGTCTAATTCAGGGGAAATGCTAGAAGACCCAATCACTGTGTCCGGTACTTCTCATGATTCCAGTCTACCAATGGAAGTCAGTGAAGATACTGTCAAGGAAGAAGCCAACACAGAAAGTAAGAAATCAGCCAATACAGAAGGTGCTCTTTCAGCAGTGGAGAAACCTAACAGTGAACAGAAAAAGAAGACAGTTGGGGAAGTCACCAGAGGATTTCCAAGGGCAGCCAAGTCCTCACACCCAGAAGAGCAAGAAGGTAGTTCCAGAAAAGAGGAGAAACATACTGTGATCAAG GATTCAGTCAACAATGGCTTCGCATCTGAATACTCTGAGGAACACAAAGCAGATAGTGGCCAGGAATCAGACTATGCCATGGATAATCCTGACAATCCATACGAACAGTTGTTCACATCGGTGATGACACATAAAAATAATGAGGGCAGATACACCAGTCTTCTCTTCCGAAAACTACCAGCAAGGTCTGCTTATCCTGAGTACTATGATGTCATCAACAACCCTatagatatgaaaattattgcaAAGAAGATCAAG AATGAACAGTACTCTTCTCTACATGGACTGGAGAAAGACTTGCTACTGATGGTAAAGAACGCCAAGACGTTCAATGAACCTGGCTCTCAAGTTTACAAAGACGCCTGCACTTTGAAGAAAATCATCAATGGAAAGAAAGCTGAGCTTGAACGTATGGCAAAAGATGGGCAGATACCGTCTAAATCCAGTGAGAGGCTGAA AGCTCGACAGAGTACAGGACAAAATTCATTATCAGCCATTACAGCTGCCCTACAGATCTCATCtgatgaagaagaagatatCCCATATCCTTTCAAGACTATTGAGTATGAAGAAGGTGAAGAATCTGGAACGGACAGCTTCCTTGCTGATGTTGGTGACCCACTCCATGTGTTATTTGAAGCTGTTGTCAGTTTCAAGAATGCAATGGGTCAGCTAGTTGCTGAGCCTTTCATGAGACTTCCAAACAGCAGAGCGTATCCTGATTACTACGAAGAAATTAAACATCCAATGGCTCTTAGCAAGATCAGAACCAAGTTGAAG TCTGGCAAGTATAATTCCTTGGATGAACTTGAGGAAGACTTGAACTTGGTCTTTAACAATGCCCTACATTACAACATGCCCAACTCAAGACTGTATAAAGATGCAGAAAGATTACAAAAACTAATGCAAGCTAAGAAGAAAGAACTAGAAAAGTTTGAAGTCAAG AAGGAAGAGGAGAATACCGTAGAAGAAGAAGTtgaagaaaaagtgaaaaaaaagaaagccaTGTCACCAATTGCATCCTCAACAGATGAGAAGAAAGTAAAACGTCAGGACAGCTCAGACACAGACAGTCAGTTGAAAAAGAGAATGATGCTGTTGTACAAAATTATTGAAGATTATCAG GATGAAAATGGTCGGTACTTGACAGATCTGTTCATGGAGAAGCCGTCCAAAAAGCTTTATCCAGACTACTACAAAGTCATAAGTGAACCCATTGATATGATTACCATAGAAAATAACATCATCAGTGACAAG TACACTGTTGAGCAAGCTTTGTTGGCTGATTTCAAACTGATGTTTAACAATGCCAGGCATTACAATGAGGAGGAATCACAAGTGTACAGAGATGCTGACACTCTGGAAAACCTTCTCTTAACTAAACACAAAGAGCTGGGACCGGTACCTGCAG AGGTGGCTCCAGCTCCGAAAGCCAAAGCCTTAAAGAAGATAACACCAAAGAAATCTACCAAAGCACTGACACCTCTGGCACAGAAACTCAAAGAATTGTATGAAACAGTGAGCAATTACAAAGACAGCCATAAAAGGGTGCTCtctacaatatttcaaagacTGCCATCCAAAAGT GAATACCCTGAGTACTACCAGGTGATCAAGAAACCCATTGACATGCAGAAGATATACCAGAGAATACAGTGTAATCAGTATGAAACCCTAGATGATATGGTGGCTGACTTTCTGCTCATGTTTGACAATGCATGTAAATTCAATGAACCAGACTCTCAAATCTACAAG GATGCCCTGACTCTACAGAGGATACTCCTACAAAAGAATGCTGAGTTGATGAGTGATGAGTCTTCAGGAGTGCCTGATGTACAGATGCTGGTCCGTGAAATCATGACTAATCTCTATGTGTCAGTGGTAAATCATCAAGATGAGGAGGGCAGGTGTTACAGTGATTCCTTGGCAGAGATTCCAATCGAGAAAGAAGAAGGCACAGATATGAA GAGACCCCTTGACCTTGATGTTGTGAGAAGAAATCTTGACAGAGGCCGGTACAGAAGGTTGGATCGTTTCCAAGATGATATGTTTGAGGTCTTTGAAACTGCTCGCAAACTCAGCCGTACAGATTCCCAG GTATATGAAGATGCCATGGAGCTGCAGAAGTTCCTGATCACAATCCgagatgaaatatgcaagaatGGTGAACTCTTGTTATCCCCAGCTCTCAGCTACACCCACAAACACCTGCAGAATGATCTTgacaaagaaaagaaagagaagCTTCCTAAAGAAATGAAGGAAGACCAAGAGAAAAGAGAGGAAGAGAAGAGGTTGCAGGAATTAGAGGCTGAAAAGGAAGAAGAGCAAGCTAGCTTG GCAACTGATGGTGTTGACGTGAAAGGACAAACATACCGTGTTGGGGACTTTGTGTTCTTGGAACCACT GTTGacaaatttttgtcaccttgaACTTAATAGGGAGAAAAATCTGAAACCACATATCGTTTTGATCGAGAAACTGTGGACAGATGATAATGGAGAGCAATGGTTGCATGGCAACTGGTTCTATAGACCTGATGAAACATTCCACTTGGCAACCAGGAAATTTTTAACAAAG GAGGTGTTTAAGAGCGATTACTACAACAGCGCAAAAGTGAGCAGGGTCATGGGCAAATGTTATGTAATGTTTGTGAAGGATTACTTCAAAACCAAGCCTGAAGGTTATGCTGAGGAagatgtgtatgtgtgtgaatCAAGGTACAATGCCAAGGCCAAATGCTTCAAAAAGATCAAG ATCTGGTCCTTACCATCAAACAGTACCAAGATAGTACCCAGAGATGAGCCCTTGTCTAGGGTCAGAGTGGCATCAGTATTTGCTGACCATATCAATAAACAAGAAGAACCTATGGAAACTGATGCTATGGATGTTCTGGACAAAGAAAGAGAA GATATAGAAGTTGAAGTCACCAATCCAGATGACGGCTGTACATACTATGAACAGCTCAACATAGAATCAGGGTACTACAAGCTTGGAGACTGTGTTTATCTACGCTCTGATGAAGACAAGCCATACTTGGCTAGGATAGACAAAATGTGGAAAGATTCTAA TGGTGATCCATGGTTTCATGGTCCATGGTACGTTCATCCATCCGAGACCGAACACCAGCCAACTCGTATGTTCTACAAGAATGAAGTCTTCCTGAGTTCTATAGAGGATACCAATCCAATGCGTAGTATCAGTGGTAAATGTGCTGTCTTTGCATTCAAAGACTATATCTCAA GTCGACCAACAGAGATTTCAGAGgatgatgtgtttgtgtgtgaagCTCGTTACAACGAAGCAGAGAGACAAATCCGGAAACTTAAGGGTCTCAAGAAGTTCTCACTGGCTAACAAAGTCATTGACGATGAGATCTATTTCTTCAGGAAACCCATCACCCCATTGAAGGAACCTTCACCATTGCTTCAGAAAGTCTCTGAAGAACAGGAGGTGGAAACGGAGGATAAGGTAGAGGAAGAAGATACCACCAGTGAAGTGGTTCCTCCACCACCACCTGTTGTAGAGACACCAGTTAAG CCAAAGCCTAAGAGAACTGCCAGTGGTTACATCCTGTTTGCCAGCGAGATAAGATCCCAACTGAAACAGCAGTATCCAGACCACTCATTTGGAGAGCTCAGCAGGGTCATCGGTACAGAG TGGAGAAATCTAGAAGCCAAGCAGAAATCAGCTTATGAAGAGCGAGCTGCGTTACAGGCTGCTGCCAAAGAAGAAGCAGCCCGTAATGAATCATCCATGACTCCAGGGTCACCTGCCTCACAGTCAGCACCGCCAGCTGGCACCCTGGTAGTCTATGAATGTGGATGGGCCGATTGTGACTTCCAGTATGAAGATTTACAAGACTTGACAAATCACATTTTGGAGAACTCGGGTCATCTTAGAATGCTTG GTGATAATCCAGAATATCCATGTATGTGGCGAGGCTGTCCAAGAAACAGGAAAGTCAGTCA ACCATTTCCCCAAATGGCCAGGTTGATCAGACATTGCAAGGAAGTTCATCTGCGGGTTGCTGCAAAGCATATTTATCCAAATCAAAGAAGCAG GAACTTCTTCTCACGGCAAGCAATACGTGGTGGTTTACAGAGTGCATCACCTGGTCCAGGTGGTCGTCCAATGACACCAGGTAGCAGTACAGGTGCTATGATGGGCATAGTTGGCCCGCCAACTCCCGTAGGTATGGTAACACAGCATGCTAGCAgtgtcaacaacaacatgcaGG GTATGCAAAGTGGCATGCATCCAGGCATGCAGGGAGGAATGCAGCCTGGAATAAGTATGCAAGCCAGTATGCCAGGAATGATGCCGGGACACCAAGGAGTGCCCACCGTCAGCACCGCCATGCAAGGTATGCAAGGAGTTCCTCCTCATTCCCAACCTCAGGCAATGAGCCATGGGATgtcacccatgccaaacatggGAAATCACATGGGAAATCAGGGATTGCAAATGCATCCCGGGATGTCTCCACAGACTGCTCCACAAG GTATGCCAGTTAGAATGGGTCAGCCCATGATGCCACAAACCATGGTACCACCACATCCACCAATGATGTCACCTCGGGGTCATCCACCTCCAGCTCCCAGTCCACATAGTGCTCATAGTGGACCAGCTAGTCCTGCCTTTGACCAAG GTGGTCATCCAGTGAGCCAGTCTCCAATGCCACAGAGTACAGTCATGCAAGCTCAGCACACCCAGATAACAGCTGCACCTCCTCAGCCACCAGCACCAATGTTTGTAGCTGTGCCACCCAAGACACAGAGACTGCTACATTCAGAAGCCTACCTCCG GTATATTGAAGGTTTGCGTTCTAGTCACAAGACAGTTAGTGAATGGGATAGAAACCTGAATGCCAAACGACAAGACATTCCATTATCACACCAACAGAAAGCTAAATTACCAGTTCACTGGCTAGCCAATGGTGCTGGACCATGTGGAGATGCTACAAAGGCTCTCTGGACACTACGTGACCTCATGCTTCAGGATTCCCTCAGGTTGTCAAGATCATATAACAT taATCTTCAATCAAGTTGA